A stretch of the Chelonoidis abingdonii isolate Lonesome George chromosome 11, CheloAbing_2.0, whole genome shotgun sequence genome encodes the following:
- the AP4M1 gene encoding AP-4 complex subunit mu-1: MKADIQGEIRLKSYLPSCSELRIGLTEEFCVGKSELRGYGAAVRADQCAFHSSVKLDEFESSRILKVTPSPGELLVMQYQLSDDIPSALPFHLFPTLERDPTGRLRIYLKLRCDLPPKSQALNVRVQLPVPKGVISLSQELSSPEQTAELQPSLKAIRWVIPRVQGGSQLSALFKLEIPGLSSSSLLEVGPVNMSFELPMHTCSGLQIRFLRFTAPQPGLPHRWVRYVSHSDSYVIRL, translated from the exons ATGAAGGCCGACATCCAGGGAGAAATCCGCCTCAAGAGCTACCTGCCCAGCTGCTCCG agctGCGCATCGGGCTGACGGAGGAGTTCTGCGTGGGGAAGTCGGAGCTGCGAG GCTACGGCGCCGCCGTCCGCGCCGACCAGTGCGCGTTCCACAGCTCCGTCAAGCTGGACGAGTTCGAGAGCAGCCGCATCCTCAAGGTCACCCCCAGCCCCGGGGAG CTCCTGGTGATGCAGTACCAGCTGTCAGACGACATCCCCTCGGCCTTGcccttccacctcttccccacgcTGGAGCGGGACCCCACGGGCAG GCTCCGCATTTACCTCAAGCTCCGCTGTGACCTGCCTCCCAAGAG ccagGCCCTGAACGTGCGAGTCCAGCTGCCGGTGCCGAAGGGGGTCATCAG cctgtcCCAGGAGCTGAGCAGCCCCGAGCAGACGGCCGAGCTGCAGCCCAGCCTCAAGGCCATTCGCTGGGTGATCCCGCGCGTCCAGGGGGGCTCCCAGCTCTCCGCCCTCTTCAAG ctggagaTCCCAGGGCTGAGCAGCTCCTCGCTGCTGGAAGTGGGGCCCGTGAACATGTCCTTTGAGCTGCCCATGCACACCTGTTCTGGCCTGCAGATCCGCTTCCTGCGCTTCACGGCCCCACAGCCTGGGCTGCCCCACCGCTGGGTGCGCTACGTATCACACAGCGACTCCTACGTCATCCGCCTCTGA